The following coding sequences lie in one Niabella agricola genomic window:
- a CDS encoding YajQ family cyclic di-GMP-binding protein, with amino-acid sequence MPSFDFASKVDAQALDNAVNVVKKEITNRFDFKGSHVVIDLDKKTFKINVETEDDMKMTQLLDVLVNRAHKQGIAPEAFDLSKAGSQIGKAWKKEVEVRNGIKQEDAKKIVKLIKDAGLKVQASIHEDVVRVTGKKIDDLQSVIQASKGWALGVPLQIENMRS; translated from the coding sequence ATGCCTTCTTTTGATTTTGCCAGTAAAGTAGACGCACAGGCGCTGGATAACGCCGTAAACGTGGTAAAAAAAGAAATTACCAACCGTTTTGATTTTAAGGGATCACACGTCGTGATCGATCTTGATAAAAAGACGTTTAAGATCAACGTCGAAACGGAAGATGATATGAAGATGACACAGTTACTGGATGTATTGGTGAACCGTGCACATAAGCAGGGGATAGCTCCGGAAGCATTTGACCTGAGCAAGGCTGGCAGCCAGATTGGCAAGGCCTGGAAGAAGGAAGTGGAAGTACGTAACGGTATTAAACAGGAAGACGCCAAAAAAATCGTGAAGTTGATTAAGGATGCGGGGCTGAAGGTACAGGCATCTATTCATGAAGATGTGGTGCGGGTAACCGGAAAAAAGATCGACGACCTGCAAAGCGTGATCCAGGCCTCAAAAGGCTGGGCGCTGGGCGTACCGCTGCAAATCGAAAATATGCGGAGTTAA
- a CDS encoding type B 50S ribosomal protein L31 has translation MKQGLHPESYRLVVFKDMSNGDTFLSRSTANSKETIQWEDGNEYPVIKLEISSTSHPFFTGKNVLVDTAGRIDKFKRKYAKK, from the coding sequence ATGAAACAAGGGCTCCATCCGGAAAGCTACCGTTTAGTAGTTTTCAAAGACATGAGTAACGGCGATACCTTTTTAAGCCGCTCTACTGCCAATTCAAAAGAAACCATTCAATGGGAAGACGGGAATGAATATCCGGTAATCAAACTGGAAATTTCAAGCACTTCTCACCCTTTCTTTACTGGTAAGAATGTACTGGTAGATACTGCCGGTCGTATCGACAAGTTCAAAAGAAAATACGCCAAAAAATAA
- a CDS encoding glycosyltransferase: protein MLKVLWLCSWYPNKRAPFEGDFVQRHAQAASLYHRIHVIKVTPDPEDLGVTFEQQQNTEYPNLTEEHIYYPKKPGVSGKLRSYFYWFHLYKKAVRRYISVYGKPDLVHVHIPFKSGLVAQWIKKKYGIPYVVTEHWDGYNTVVDDNFYERPRWFRSIVRNTFHKATGFHSVSRYLVREINQLGKEIPSVVIPNVADTRIFFKKQKERQQQFRCVHISSGAPKKNIEGIIRAFGQLPASSFSLTVIGLEPRLNVAYKERYPWIRWIGVQPYNIVARELQEADLLIVFSNAENSPCVIGEALCCGVPVVSSDVGGISELINDQNGLMIPAGDEAALVNAIRFVEAHYPDYNATKIASDASTRFSYAVVGQQIDRWYQGLKNPS from the coding sequence ATGCTGAAGGTGCTCTGGCTCTGTAGCTGGTACCCCAATAAACGGGCTCCGTTTGAAGGTGACTTTGTGCAGCGTCATGCCCAGGCAGCTTCCTTGTATCACCGGATTCATGTTATTAAAGTAACGCCCGATCCGGAAGATCTGGGCGTTACTTTTGAACAACAGCAAAACACGGAATACCCCAACCTGACTGAAGAGCATATCTACTATCCGAAAAAGCCTGGGGTGTCTGGAAAACTGCGTTCGTATTTTTACTGGTTCCATCTTTATAAAAAAGCGGTCCGGCGTTATATCAGCGTCTATGGCAAGCCGGATCTGGTTCATGTGCACATCCCGTTTAAATCGGGGCTGGTAGCACAATGGATCAAAAAGAAATACGGAATCCCTTACGTGGTTACCGAACATTGGGATGGGTATAATACGGTGGTAGACGATAATTTTTACGAGCGTCCACGCTGGTTCCGGTCAATCGTACGGAATACGTTTCATAAGGCAACCGGCTTTCATTCGGTGAGCCGTTACCTGGTACGCGAAATTAATCAGCTGGGCAAAGAAATTCCATCTGTTGTAATACCGAACGTGGCAGATACCCGTATTTTTTTTAAGAAACAAAAAGAGCGGCAGCAGCAGTTCAGGTGCGTGCATATTTCCAGCGGGGCTCCCAAAAAAAATATAGAGGGGATCATCCGAGCGTTCGGGCAGCTGCCGGCATCATCATTTTCCTTAACAGTTATCGGGCTTGAACCCAGGCTGAATGTGGCTTACAAGGAGCGATACCCTTGGATCCGATGGATAGGAGTGCAACCTTATAATATCGTTGCGCGGGAGCTGCAGGAGGCCGACCTGCTGATTGTTTTTAGCAACGCGGAGAACTCACCTTGTGTGATCGGTGAGGCGCTTTGTTGTGGAGTGCCTGTAGTATCGAGTGATGTGGGGGGCATTTCAGAACTGATCAATGATCAAAACGGATTGATGATACCTGCCGGAGATGAAGCAGCGTTGGTAAATGCGATCCGCTTTGTTGAAGCGCACTATCCTGACTACAACGCCACGAAAATTGCCTCAGATGCATCGACGCGTTTTTCCTATGCTGTGGTGGGGCAACAAATTGACCGCTGGTATCAAGGCCTGAAGAATCCGTCCTAA
- a CDS encoding putative sugar nucleotidyl transferase, with protein sequence MSAVIFTHKQYRAEHLFPFSLTTSMETIPAGMMTNRRRWEQIVKNDLNDRPGVSWFIPANLLPSARLLDQLRAFSPGDFLHIENGAVIGYGTSEADFSGKPSGVLPVTAVDFISYSWEIFEMNARLLHFDFALLTSERESAPLTAGNRVVNEAKVFIEPGADIRFSIINAEEGPVYISKNALVMEGSCIRGPVFIGEGAVVKMGTRIYGGTTIGAFCTVGGEIKNSVLFPFSNKAHDGYLGDSVIGRWCNLGAGTSNSNLKNTAGNIRITLPSGNYQAGMKCGVLMGDYSRAAINTSFNSGTVTGICANIFGAGLSPKWIPSFSWGYSDDTPYQLDQALVHLERWMQTKKQTLTEEEKERITLIYNQTKTKKS encoded by the coding sequence ATGAGCGCAGTTATTTTCACCCATAAACAGTACCGGGCAGAGCATTTGTTCCCGTTTAGTCTGACAACCTCCATGGAAACCATTCCTGCGGGAATGATGACCAATCGCCGGCGCTGGGAACAGATCGTAAAAAACGATCTGAACGATCGGCCGGGCGTCAGCTGGTTTATACCGGCCAATCTACTTCCATCGGCCCGGCTGTTGGATCAACTGCGTGCTTTTTCCCCAGGTGATTTTCTGCATATTGAGAATGGAGCGGTGATCGGCTACGGTACTTCGGAGGCGGATTTTTCGGGAAAGCCATCCGGTGTGCTACCTGTAACAGCTGTTGATTTTATCAGCTATAGCTGGGAGATCTTTGAAATGAATGCCCGGCTGCTGCATTTCGATTTTGCATTGCTGACTTCTGAACGGGAGTCTGCGCCGCTGACGGCTGGCAACCGGGTGGTCAACGAAGCAAAGGTGTTTATAGAACCGGGCGCCGATATCCGGTTTTCGATTATCAATGCAGAGGAAGGACCGGTTTATATTTCGAAGAATGCACTGGTCATGGAAGGATCCTGTATTCGCGGACCCGTGTTCATTGGTGAAGGAGCGGTGGTAAAAATGGGTACCCGGATCTATGGGGGCACCACCATCGGGGCTTTTTGCACCGTGGGCGGAGAAATTAAGAACTCGGTTTTGTTTCCGTTCTCCAATAAAGCCCACGACGGTTACCTGGGCGATTCAGTGATCGGCCGGTGGTGTAACCTGGGCGCCGGCACCAGCAACAGCAATTTAAAAAACACAGCCGGAAATATTCGCATAACTTTACCCTCGGGAAACTATCAGGCGGGTATGAAATGCGGGGTATTGATGGGGGATTATTCCAGAGCCGCGATCAATACATCGTTTAATTCCGGAACCGTTACGGGGATTTGTGCAAATATTTTCGGTGCGGGGTTAAGTCCTAAATGGATTCCATCCTTTTCCTGGGGATACAGCGACGACACCCCTTACCAGCTTGACCAGGCACTGGTGCACCTGGAGCGATGGATGCAAACCAAAAAACAAACACTTACAGAAGAAGAAAAAGAACGTATTACCCTAATTTATAATCAAACAAAAACAAAGAAATCATGA
- a CDS encoding sigma-54-dependent transcriptional regulator, producing MPKNKNNDNQHEILIIDDEASIRKTLSEILSFEGYKISEATDGEEGLKLFSEKAFNAVLCDIKMPKMDGLEFLEKATALSPDVPVIMISGHGTIETAVEAVKKGAYDFISKPPDLNRLLITIRNAMEKTSLVAETKVLRKKVSKVQEIVGTSAPIQKIKETINKVAPTEARVLVTGANGVGKELVARWIHELSNRSNSPLVEVNCAAIPTELIESELFGHEKGSFTSAIKQRIGKFEQANGGTLFLDEIGDMSLNAQAKVLRALQEGKITRVGADKDINVDVRVIAATNKDLLQEVEDKNFRLDLYHRLSVILINVPSLNERKDDIPLLVDQFLDDICKDYGIAKKGIDAGAIESLQQYNWTGNIRELRNVVERLVILSGKTITAADVQNYVAIG from the coding sequence GTGCCAAAAAATAAAAACAACGATAATCAACACGAGATTCTGATCATAGACGACGAAGCATCCATAAGAAAAACGCTGTCGGAGATCCTTTCCTTTGAAGGATATAAAATTTCTGAAGCTACCGACGGCGAAGAAGGATTGAAGTTATTTTCAGAAAAAGCATTTAATGCCGTTTTGTGCGACATTAAAATGCCCAAGATGGACGGCCTTGAGTTCCTCGAAAAAGCTACGGCCCTTTCACCCGACGTTCCGGTTATTATGATTTCGGGCCACGGCACCATCGAAACCGCGGTTGAGGCCGTTAAAAAAGGCGCCTATGATTTTATTTCCAAACCACCGGATCTGAACCGCCTCCTGATCACCATTCGCAATGCCATGGAAAAAACATCCCTGGTTGCGGAAACCAAGGTACTCCGGAAAAAAGTATCCAAGGTTCAGGAAATCGTAGGTACTTCAGCCCCTATTCAAAAAATTAAAGAAACCATCAATAAAGTGGCTCCCACCGAGGCGCGCGTGCTGGTAACCGGCGCCAATGGTGTTGGAAAAGAATTGGTGGCCCGCTGGATCCATGAATTAAGCAACCGCTCCAACAGCCCGCTCGTGGAAGTGAACTGCGCCGCAATACCAACCGAATTAATTGAATCTGAATTATTTGGACACGAAAAAGGATCTTTTACTTCAGCAATAAAACAGCGCATTGGAAAATTCGAGCAGGCCAATGGCGGCACCCTGTTCCTGGATGAGATCGGCGATATGAGTCTGAATGCACAGGCCAAAGTGCTGCGTGCCTTACAGGAAGGAAAGATCACCCGGGTGGGTGCCGATAAAGATATTAATGTAGACGTTCGGGTTATAGCGGCTACTAACAAGGACCTGCTCCAGGAAGTTGAAGATAAAAACTTCCGGCTGGATCTGTACCACCGGTTGAGTGTGATCCTCATCAATGTTCCTTCCCTTAATGAGCGGAAAGATGACATCCCGCTGCTGGTAGACCAGTTCCTGGACGACATTTGCAAGGATTATGGCATCGCAAAAAAGGGCATTGATGCGGGCGCTATCGAATCGCTGCAGCAATACAACTGGACCGGTAATATCCGCGAGCTCAGGAATGTGGTAGAACGGCTGGTGATCCTGAGTGGTAAAACCATTACGGCCGCAGACGTGCAGAATTATGTAGCCATTGGCTAA
- a CDS encoding TrmH family RNA methyltransferase has product MTNERREKLESVISKRQPGLGIVLENVFDPHNVSAVMRSCDAVGIQDVYILNTRIPRHKKWGARSSSGAAKWLSVHQFDDAETCFLTLKSRYNKVFTTHLGAGAIPLYELDLVQNIALVFGNEHAGVSEEIRALADGNFIIPQVGIIQSLNISVACAVSIYEAFRQRSAAGMYQTAADTPYHQQLRKEWGLGM; this is encoded by the coding sequence ATGACCAATGAACGAAGAGAAAAACTGGAAAGCGTAATCAGCAAGCGTCAGCCGGGACTGGGCATTGTACTGGAAAATGTTTTCGACCCGCATAATGTTTCCGCCGTAATGCGCAGCTGCGATGCCGTAGGCATCCAGGATGTATATATATTAAATACCCGGATTCCTCGCCATAAAAAATGGGGTGCCCGGAGCAGTTCTGGTGCCGCAAAATGGTTGTCGGTACATCAGTTTGACGATGCTGAAACTTGTTTCCTAACATTAAAAAGCCGGTACAATAAAGTGTTTACCACGCACCTTGGTGCTGGTGCCATTCCGTTGTATGAACTGGATCTTGTACAAAATATTGCGCTGGTTTTTGGCAACGAGCATGCAGGTGTAAGCGAAGAAATAAGGGCCCTGGCCGATGGCAATTTCATCATTCCCCAGGTTGGCATTATTCAGTCGTTGAACATCAGTGTTGCCTGCGCCGTCAGTATTTATGAAGCGTTTCGTCAGCGATCGGCTGCCGGAATGTATCAGACAGCGGCGGATACGCCCTACCATCAGCAGTTGCGGAAGGAATGGGGGCTGGGAATGTGA
- a CDS encoding pyruvate dehydrogenase complex E1 component subunit beta, with amino-acid sequence MARSIAFREALREAMTEEMRRDDRVFLMGEEVAEYNGAYKVSQGMLAEFGDKRVIDTPISELGFAAVGVGAAQNGLRPIVEFMTWNFAVLALDQILNTASKMLAMSGGQVSCPIVFRGGNGSAGQLGAQHSTAFEALYANIPGIKVVSPSTPYDAKGLLKQAIRYEEDPVMFMESEVMYGDKMEVPEEEYYIELGKADVKKAGTDVTIISFNKMMKVALGAAAELEKEGISAEVIDLRTIRPLDMDTILASVRKTNRLVIVEEQWPFASVSSEISYRVQKDAFDYLDAPIRRITAADAPLHYAPNLVAAALPDVPRTVKLVKEVMYMKK; translated from the coding sequence ATGGCAAGGAGTATAGCTTTCAGAGAAGCCCTCAGAGAGGCAATGACCGAAGAAATGAGAAGAGACGACCGCGTGTTTCTGATGGGTGAGGAAGTAGCTGAATATAATGGTGCTTACAAAGTAAGCCAGGGAATGCTGGCCGAATTTGGTGACAAACGGGTGATTGACACTCCGATTTCCGAGTTAGGTTTTGCTGCAGTTGGTGTAGGTGCCGCTCAAAACGGCCTCCGTCCGATTGTGGAGTTCATGACCTGGAACTTTGCTGTTCTGGCCCTGGATCAAATTTTAAATACCGCTTCTAAAATGCTGGCAATGAGCGGGGGGCAAGTTTCATGTCCAATTGTTTTCCGTGGCGGAAACGGCTCGGCAGGACAGTTGGGCGCACAGCACTCCACCGCATTCGAAGCGCTGTACGCCAATATTCCGGGCATCAAGGTGGTTTCTCCAAGCACGCCTTACGATGCCAAAGGGCTTTTAAAACAGGCCATCCGGTACGAAGAAGACCCGGTAATGTTTATGGAAAGTGAAGTCATGTATGGCGATAAAATGGAAGTGCCGGAAGAAGAATATTATATTGAACTGGGCAAGGCCGATGTAAAAAAAGCCGGAACCGATGTGACCATTATTTCTTTTAATAAAATGATGAAAGTGGCGCTGGGTGCTGCTGCCGAGCTGGAAAAAGAAGGCATCAGCGCGGAAGTGATCGACCTGAGAACCATCCGGCCGCTGGATATGGATACCATCCTTGCCAGCGTACGCAAAACCAACCGGCTGGTGATCGTGGAAGAACAATGGCCCTTTGCCTCCGTTTCCTCTGAGATCTCTTACCGGGTTCAGAAAGATGCCTTTGACTACCTGGATGCGCCCATACGCCGGATTACAGCCGCGGACGCTCCGCTGCACTACGCCCCCAACCTGGTAGCAGCAGCGTTACCCGATGTTCCCCGTACAGTAAAACTGGTGAAAGAAGTGATGTATATGAAGAAGTAA
- the tpiA gene encoding triose-phosphate isomerase, whose protein sequence is MRQQIAAANWKMNLTYVEGQQLLNDILGENIETTENQLVIFGVPFPYLMMANEKVNTLKNFYVAAQNCSNKKSGAYTGEVSVDMLKSINIQYCIIGHSERREYFNESNLELSEKLDLLLGAGLKPIFCCGEPLSIREAGTQNEYVEKQLRESLFHLSAEDLKNVVIAYEPIWAIGTGKTATTEQAQEIHAYLRSVIAKQYGQEAADGISILYGGSVKANNAKELFSCPDVDGGLVGGASLVAVDFVEIIKALK, encoded by the coding sequence ATGAGACAGCAAATAGCAGCGGCTAACTGGAAAATGAACTTAACGTATGTGGAAGGCCAGCAATTGCTAAACGATATCCTGGGCGAAAACATTGAAACGACCGAAAACCAGTTGGTGATCTTTGGAGTTCCTTTTCCTTACCTGATGATGGCTAATGAAAAGGTAAATACCCTGAAGAATTTTTATGTGGCCGCACAGAATTGCTCGAATAAGAAGTCGGGTGCATACACCGGTGAAGTTTCTGTAGACATGCTGAAATCAATCAATATCCAGTATTGCATTATCGGCCACAGCGAGCGCCGGGAGTATTTTAACGAATCGAACCTGGAGCTTTCTGAAAAACTGGATCTTCTGCTGGGCGCAGGTTTAAAGCCCATTTTCTGCTGCGGAGAACCCCTGAGCATCCGGGAGGCCGGTACGCAAAATGAGTACGTGGAAAAACAACTGCGGGAGTCCTTGTTCCATCTGTCTGCAGAAGATCTGAAAAATGTGGTGATTGCATATGAACCCATTTGGGCGATCGGGACGGGCAAAACGGCTACCACCGAACAGGCCCAGGAAATTCATGCGTACCTCCGTTCGGTGATTGCAAAACAATATGGCCAGGAGGCAGCCGATGGTATATCCATCCTTTATGGAGGAAGCGTAAAAGCAAATAACGCGAAAGAACTGTTTTCCTGTCCTGATGTGGATGGCGGTCTTGTTGGGGGCGCATCCCTGGTAGCGGTGGATTTTGTGGAAATTATCAAAGCATTGAAATAA
- a CDS encoding ABC transporter ATP-binding protein, with the protein MEVNFKYNFRGYFRFYYSILGNKIYLFLLLNVLVGLLDGIGLALIVPLFSSLFGAGNEGLLNTGKMHYITDLLSGAGIPLTITNTVFVVVLVFSIKGLFRFLQMRYSSRIRFLFIRELRVQMLYLLNNLSYAGFLKLNAGKIQNALTTEISGLYYTLTAYLSTLQCVGILITYFTLACMTNLQFAIMVLVFGATSNLLYRKLFSKTQKISANVSKESDTFISYLIQSITHYRYLKATNYFKRYLGKLKKVIEEIELLNFRMGFFSALSEGIKEPVAIVMISLILGLQFYLFPGSDKNAILVCLLLFYRSLAQLGQLQTSWQFFAQNTGSIRSVTGLIREVQQSKEPAPKDLSPLSEVGEIRLSEVSVAYTGRAILEDINLHIPRHRTVAFIGESGSGKTTLAHVIIGLITPTTGTVSIGSSPIGTISLDAYRDKIGYIAQDPVVFSDTIFNNVTFFDDPTPENRQRFQKAVQQASLDGFIDTLPEKEHTQVGDNGIYISGGQKQRLSIARELYKNVEVLVLDEATSALDSATENIIQKSLELLHGHCTIIIIAHRLATIKMADTIFLIRNKTVAAQGSFDALKESSEDFRQMIAAQRF; encoded by the coding sequence GTGGAAGTAAACTTCAAATATAATTTCCGGGGGTATTTCCGTTTTTATTATTCCATTCTTGGCAACAAAATATACCTGTTCCTGTTACTGAATGTGCTGGTTGGTTTGCTAGATGGAATCGGGCTGGCATTGATCGTGCCGTTGTTCTCCTCGCTTTTTGGCGCCGGCAATGAAGGGCTGCTGAATACCGGCAAAATGCATTATATAACAGACCTGCTTTCCGGAGCAGGAATCCCGCTTACCATCACCAACACCGTTTTCGTCGTTGTCCTGGTATTTTCGATCAAAGGACTTTTCCGTTTTTTGCAAATGCGTTATTCATCCCGGATACGTTTCCTCTTCATTCGGGAACTGCGTGTGCAAATGCTGTATCTGCTAAATAATCTTTCCTATGCCGGCTTTCTGAAACTGAATGCAGGAAAAATACAGAATGCGCTTACCACGGAGATCAGCGGCCTCTATTATACCCTTACAGCGTATTTAAGTACGCTGCAATGCGTGGGCATCCTCATTACCTATTTCACATTAGCCTGCATGACCAACCTGCAATTTGCCATTATGGTGCTGGTTTTTGGTGCCACAAGCAACCTGCTGTACCGGAAGCTGTTTTCAAAAACCCAGAAGATCTCCGCCAACGTATCTAAAGAAAGCGATACCTTTATCAGTTACCTGATTCAATCGATAACGCATTACCGGTATCTGAAAGCCACCAACTATTTTAAACGTTACCTGGGGAAATTAAAAAAAGTCATTGAGGAAATCGAACTGCTGAATTTCCGGATGGGGTTCTTCAGCGCCCTGTCGGAAGGCATTAAGGAGCCGGTAGCCATTGTAATGATCAGCCTGATACTTGGGCTGCAATTTTACCTGTTTCCCGGTAGTGATAAAAATGCGATCCTCGTATGCCTCCTGTTGTTTTATCGTTCGCTGGCACAACTGGGCCAGCTGCAAACAAGCTGGCAGTTCTTTGCACAGAACACCGGCAGCATCCGCTCCGTAACCGGGTTGATCCGCGAGGTACAACAATCAAAAGAGCCGGCACCCAAAGACTTGTCTCCGCTCAGCGAAGTGGGTGAAATCCGGCTTTCCGAAGTTTCCGTCGCATACACCGGACGTGCCATACTGGAAGATATCAACCTCCATATTCCACGGCACCGGACCGTTGCCTTTATAGGGGAAAGCGGTTCCGGAAAAACAACGCTGGCCCATGTCATCATCGGGCTCATCACCCCAACAACGGGCACGGTATCTATCGGTAGCAGCCCAATCGGCACAATAAGCCTGGATGCTTACCGGGATAAGATCGGCTATATTGCCCAGGACCCTGTAGTATTTAGCGATACCATCTTTAACAATGTTACCTTTTTCGATGATCCTACACCAGAAAACCGGCAACGATTTCAAAAAGCGGTGCAACAGGCCTCGCTGGATGGTTTTATCGACACCCTTCCCGAAAAAGAGCATACACAGGTAGGTGATAACGGCATTTATATTTCCGGCGGCCAAAAGCAACGCCTGTCCATTGCCCGCGAATTATATAAAAATGTAGAAGTCCTGGTTTTAGATGAGGCCACTTCGGCACTGGATTCCGCCACGGAAAACATCATTCAAAAAAGCCTGGAGCTGCTGCACGGGCATTGTACCATCATCATCATCGCTCACCGCCTGGCCACCATCAAAATGGCGGACACGATCTTTTTAATCCGGAACAAAACCGTTGCGGCACAAGGATCCTTCGATGCATTAAAGGAATCTTCGGAAGATTTCCGCCAAATGATCGCGGCCCAGCGTTTCTGA
- a CDS encoding YpdA family putative bacillithiol disulfide reductase, which translates to MQHFSIIIIGGGPIGLACAIEAQKAGLDYVVLEKGSLVNSLYNYPVNMTFFSTSERLEIGGVPFVSNNPKPTRNEALEYYRRVTSTFQLNIRLFETVQQVERTVDLFEVITTRSTYTADHIIIATGFYDIPYLLNVPGEELPKVTHYYKDPHFYAFQDVIVVGAMNSGVDAALETWRKGARVTMVVRGSEIGTRVKYWVRPDIENRIHEGSIRAFFNSTVREIREHEVDIDTPEGMVTLKNDFVIAATGYQPNLQFLEDMGIELSRDAVRCPILNPETHESSVKGVYLAGVICGGMNTHRLFIENSREHAVKIIKAISRQAES; encoded by the coding sequence ATGCAGCATTTTTCGATCATCATTATCGGAGGCGGCCCGATTGGTCTGGCCTGCGCCATTGAAGCACAAAAAGCAGGCCTTGACTATGTTGTTTTGGAAAAGGGGAGCCTGGTAAATTCGCTTTACAATTATCCCGTAAACATGACCTTTTTCTCCACTTCGGAGCGGCTGGAGATTGGCGGAGTGCCTTTTGTTTCCAATAATCCTAAACCCACGCGGAACGAAGCGCTCGAATATTACCGCCGGGTAACCAGCACCTTTCAGCTGAACATCCGGTTGTTTGAAACCGTGCAACAGGTAGAACGGACGGTGGATCTTTTTGAGGTGATCACAACCCGGAGTACATATACAGCAGATCATATCATCATTGCTACCGGTTTTTATGACATACCTTACTTGCTGAATGTACCGGGAGAAGAACTACCCAAGGTGACTCATTATTATAAGGACCCGCATTTTTATGCCTTCCAGGATGTGATTGTAGTGGGGGCGATGAATTCCGGCGTGGATGCGGCGCTGGAAACCTGGCGAAAAGGTGCACGGGTTACCATGGTAGTCCGCGGATCTGAAATAGGAACCCGGGTAAAATACTGGGTACGTCCGGATATTGAGAACCGCATTCATGAGGGTTCCATCCGGGCATTCTTTAATTCCACTGTAAGGGAAATAAGGGAACATGAGGTGGACATTGACACACCTGAAGGAATGGTCACTTTGAAGAATGATTTTGTAATAGCAGCGACCGGGTATCAGCCCAATCTGCAATTTCTGGAGGATATGGGTATCGAGCTGAGCAGGGATGCAGTACGTTGCCCGATCCTGAATCCGGAAACACACGAATCAAGCGTAAAGGGCGTTTATTTGGCCGGCGTCATTTGCGGCGGTATGAACACGCACCGCTTGTTTATTGAAAATTCGCGGGAGCATGCGGTGAAGATCATAAAGGCGATCAGCCGTCAGGCTGAAAGCTAA